One window from the genome of Candidatus Palauibacter polyketidifaciens encodes:
- a CDS encoding DUF547 domain-containing protein yields the protein MTRFAPWGLLGLLALGGISCAGPSTDVEWDAHDPANTATLDHSEWQALLDAYLITDDPSGVTLVDYAKLRANAADRARLAGYIDYLQELDPREYAKDVQMAYWINLYNAVTLRVVVEEYPVESIKDIHEGLIPGTGPWRDIHANVAGHPLTLDNIEHDILRPIWRDARIHYGVNCASIGCPNLAPEPYTAENLERLLDQAARDYVNHPRGVTLRGQASGVVSSIYFWYQEDFGDSEAGVLEHLRKYAEGDLAEQLRDFDGSLDHEYDWSLNAPDTP from the coding sequence ATGACACGCTTCGCCCCGTGGGGGCTGCTCGGCCTCCTGGCGCTCGGCGGGATTTCGTGCGCCGGGCCGTCCACCGACGTCGAGTGGGACGCGCACGACCCAGCCAATACCGCCACGCTCGACCACAGCGAATGGCAGGCGCTGCTCGACGCCTACCTGATCACCGACGACCCGTCCGGCGTCACCCTCGTCGACTACGCGAAGCTGCGGGCGAATGCCGCCGACCGGGCGCGCCTGGCCGGCTACATCGACTACCTGCAGGAACTGGATCCGCGAGAGTACGCGAAGGACGTGCAGATGGCGTACTGGATCAACCTCTACAACGCCGTCACCCTGCGGGTCGTCGTGGAAGAGTATCCCGTCGAGTCGATCAAGGACATCCACGAAGGCCTGATTCCCGGCACGGGCCCGTGGCGCGACATCCACGCGAACGTGGCCGGACACCCGCTGACGCTGGACAACATCGAGCACGACATCCTGCGTCCCATCTGGCGGGACGCCCGGATCCACTACGGCGTGAACTGCGCCAGCATCGGCTGTCCGAACCTCGCCCCGGAGCCTTACACCGCGGAGAACCTGGAGCGCCTCCTGGACCAGGCGGCGCGGGACTACGTGAATCACCCGCGGGGCGTGACGCTCCGCGGCCAGGCGTCCGGCGTCGTCTCCAGCATCTACTTCTGGTACCAGGAGGACTTCGGGGATTCCGAGGCGGGCGTGCTCGAACACCTGCGGAAGTACGCCGAGGGCGACCTGGCCGAGCAGCTTCGGGATTTCGACGGGTCGCTCGACCACGAATACGACTGGAGCCTGAACGCGCCGGACACGCCGTGA
- a CDS encoding PstS family phosphate ABC transporter substrate-binding protein, whose amino-acid sequence MSRPSSPWQDRASAPSVGALRVLAVLSGWGCGAGGSAGASSELIEIDGSSTVFPISQAMAEEFQIAGGRAVRVSVGVSGTGGGFQRFCNGETDITNASRQIDEAEAASCRAEGIEPVELQIARDGLTLVVHPSNDWVACVSVAELRRVWMPGSGIERWSQLRPDWPDEELKLYGPDTDSGTFDYFTAAVVGEAGASRSDYTASADDNMLVGGVSGDPGALGYFGYAYFEDNQEQLRALEVDGGDGCVAPSRETILNGTYTPLARPMYIYIRRDALDRPEVRAFVHFYLEQAATLIPETGYIPLEPDAYAEIRARIG is encoded by the coding sequence ATGTCCCGGCCTAGCAGCCCGTGGCAAGACCGTGCGTCAGCGCCGAGCGTTGGCGCGCTGCGGGTGCTGGCGGTCCTCTCAGGCTGGGGCTGCGGCGCCGGCGGAAGCGCCGGAGCCTCATCGGAACTCATCGAGATTGATGGCTCGAGCACCGTGTTTCCGATCAGCCAAGCGATGGCCGAGGAGTTCCAGATCGCCGGCGGGCGCGCGGTCCGCGTGTCCGTCGGCGTCTCCGGCACGGGCGGCGGGTTCCAGCGGTTCTGCAATGGCGAGACGGACATCACGAACGCTTCGCGGCAGATCGACGAAGCCGAGGCGGCGTCCTGCCGGGCGGAGGGCATCGAACCGGTCGAACTCCAGATCGCCCGGGACGGCCTCACGCTGGTCGTGCACCCCTCCAACGACTGGGTCGCCTGTGTCAGCGTGGCTGAACTCCGGCGCGTATGGATGCCCGGGTCCGGGATCGAGCGATGGAGCCAACTCCGCCCGGACTGGCCGGATGAGGAACTGAAGCTGTACGGCCCCGACACCGATTCCGGCACCTTCGACTACTTCACGGCCGCCGTGGTCGGCGAGGCGGGCGCGAGCCGGAGCGACTACACCGCCAGCGCAGACGACAACATGCTCGTCGGGGGGGTGAGCGGCGACCCCGGCGCGCTCGGCTACTTCGGCTACGCGTACTTCGAGGACAACCAGGAGCAGCTGCGCGCCCTCGAAGTCGACGGGGGCGACGGTTGCGTCGCGCCGTCCCGCGAAACGATCCTGAACGGCACGTATACGCCGCTCGCTCGACCGATGTACATCTACATTCGGCGCGACGCGCTCGACCGGCCGGAGGTCCGCGCGTTCGTGCACTTCTACCTCGAACAGGCGGCGACCCTGATCCCGGAGACGGGATACATACCGCTCGAGCCGGACGCCTATGCGGAAATCCGAGCCCGGATCGGTTAG
- a CDS encoding ATP-binding protein: MRLANRFFLAAGAVLFVAYIAAWFVFRLDTRGVVVESAVLGGILILLWPATRLAARRIEAEVDQARETVDRIASGDLDPSIGPTGSGPISSLNRAIDRMADRVRDRVAHSERESSDLRILFDELEDGLAFIDRDGLVSLCNAAFERWAGRAVSPGVRIGTLFRSPRIAQAVSAARQGESTTVEVELGEHTVLMSTRPHRSGAVIVLHDLTVMRRLEGVRRDFVANVSHELKTPLTSVVGFAEALSEGGLDSSHARDFARRILVNATRMRHLVEDLLDLSLLESGSWSPEPQPVSVGAVALEVWETLSPRVRGEEVTLDVSGPREPAYVDPDAIRQVLRNLLDNAARYSDDDPNIAVRIRSDGEFQRVEVTDRGPGIPSVHVERVFERFYRVDPARSRARGGTGLGLAIVKHFVEAHGGEVGIDSALGRGTTVWFTLPVAAQIPDEETFDVPA; encoded by the coding sequence GTGAGACTCGCGAACCGCTTTTTCCTCGCCGCGGGGGCGGTGCTCTTCGTGGCGTATATCGCCGCCTGGTTCGTGTTCCGGCTCGACACGAGAGGCGTAGTGGTCGAGTCGGCCGTTCTCGGCGGCATTCTGATCCTGCTGTGGCCCGCCACCCGGCTCGCGGCCCGCCGGATCGAGGCGGAAGTCGACCAGGCGCGGGAGACCGTGGACCGCATCGCTTCCGGCGATCTCGATCCTTCCATCGGCCCGACGGGTTCGGGCCCGATCAGTTCCCTGAACCGGGCGATCGACCGCATGGCCGACCGGGTGCGGGACCGCGTGGCCCATTCCGAACGGGAATCCAGCGATCTCCGGATCCTGTTCGACGAGCTGGAGGACGGGCTCGCCTTCATCGACCGGGACGGGCTCGTGAGCCTCTGCAACGCGGCGTTCGAACGCTGGGCGGGACGCGCCGTCTCGCCGGGCGTTCGCATAGGGACGCTGTTCCGGTCGCCCCGCATCGCCCAGGCGGTGAGCGCCGCGCGGCAGGGCGAATCCACCACTGTCGAGGTCGAACTCGGCGAGCATACCGTGTTGATGTCGACCCGTCCCCACCGCTCGGGCGCGGTCATCGTGCTGCACGATCTCACGGTGATGCGGCGTCTCGAAGGGGTCCGGCGCGATTTCGTCGCGAACGTGTCCCACGAACTCAAGACCCCGCTGACGAGCGTCGTCGGGTTCGCGGAGGCGCTCTCGGAGGGTGGACTCGACTCCAGCCACGCGCGCGATTTCGCCCGGCGCATCCTCGTCAACGCGACGCGCATGCGGCACTTGGTGGAGGACCTCCTCGACCTCTCGCTGCTGGAGTCCGGCAGTTGGAGTCCGGAGCCGCAGCCGGTGTCCGTGGGGGCCGTCGCCCTGGAGGTCTGGGAGACGCTCTCGCCGCGGGTGCGCGGAGAGGAGGTGACGCTGGACGTCTCCGGCCCGCGGGAGCCCGCGTACGTCGACCCGGACGCGATTCGGCAGGTGTTGCGCAACCTCCTGGACAACGCGGCGCGCTACAGCGATGACGACCCGAACATCGCCGTGCGGATCCGGTCCGACGGGGAGTTCCAGCGCGTCGAGGTCACGGACCGGGGGCCGGGAATCCCGTCGGTGCACGTGGAGCGCGTGTTCGAGCGGTTTTACCGGGTCGATCCGGCGCGTTCGCGCGCCCGCGGGGGCACCGGACTCGGACTCGCGATCGTCAAGCACTTCGTCGAGGCGCACGGGGGCGAGGTCGGCATCGACAGCGCGCTCGGCCGCGGCACGACCGTGTGGTTCACCCTTCCCGTCGCGGCGCAGATCCCGGACGAGGAGACGTTCGATGTCCCGGCCTAG
- a CDS encoding response regulator, with product MVKMADARILVVDDEPDILSVLVYHLSREGYRVTTAVNGQGALTMADAERPDLIILDLMLPGMDGYEVLQRLRRADRTSAIPVILLTARRAEDERVRGFEVGADDYITKPFSARELTLRVEALLRRAKAEPVSASRRIAVGPVELDREAHRAFSDGAEVDLTPLEYRLLEVLLERRGRVQSRRQLLQAVWDTNAAIETRTVDMHVARLRTKLGGAAPLIETVRGIGYRFRALDK from the coding sequence ATGGTGAAGATGGCGGACGCACGGATCCTGGTAGTGGATGACGAGCCGGATATCCTCAGCGTACTCGTGTATCACCTGAGTCGCGAAGGATACCGGGTGACCACGGCCGTGAACGGTCAGGGGGCGCTGACCATGGCGGACGCCGAGCGCCCAGACCTCATCATCCTCGATCTCATGCTGCCGGGCATGGACGGATACGAGGTGCTGCAGCGGCTCAGGCGGGCTGACCGCACGAGCGCGATACCCGTCATCCTGCTCACGGCGAGGCGGGCAGAGGACGAGAGGGTCAGGGGATTCGAGGTCGGGGCCGACGACTACATCACGAAGCCGTTCAGCGCACGCGAACTCACGCTCCGCGTCGAGGCGCTGCTGCGGCGCGCGAAGGCGGAACCCGTTTCCGCTTCGCGGAGGATTGCCGTGGGTCCGGTGGAACTCGACCGCGAGGCGCATCGGGCCTTCTCGGACGGCGCCGAGGTCGACCTGACACCGCTGGAGTACCGGTTGCTCGAAGTTCTGCTGGAGCGGCGGGGACGGGTGCAGAGTCGCCGCCAACTGCTCCAGGCCGTCTGGGATACGAACGCGGCGATCGAGACGCGCACGGTCGACATGCACGTCGCCCGCCTGCGCACGAAGCTCGGGGGCGCCGCCCCGCTGATCGAGACGGTTCGAGGGATCGGCTACCGGTTCCGGGCACTCGACAAGTAG
- a CDS encoding porin, protein MIARICARTVVALGLAIPSGMAAQEASPIEVGGLLRAGARAHADSTLGGQGFRLFESRLKVEGAVGLVFDYKFVVRYDAGRDTYRIHDAVVTMPVIPEFELSLGMFKPYFGYEATVSRSDITFVERSQAATALRPDRQIGVQAGGQALDGRFTYGAGLYNGNGRSVTNDGDNYMFAGRLQYNSIGTIAFYDELVVQAGASLSYSEDTSAPLGKGIITGDRSAAPGITSDFAGSRLYWGADVQVSYHSLTLTGEYLRADFDLDAPLTGSGPAETEAYGGWVQFGYRPWGLLEAVVRYDGFRPALGADRKFMVFGLNLYPDGYARFGLQYASALDDSPHAPTLSDGQFQFLAQVDF, encoded by the coding sequence ATGATCGCGAGAATTTGCGCGCGCACGGTCGTCGCGCTTGGCCTGGCCATTCCGTCGGGAATGGCGGCGCAGGAGGCCTCCCCGATCGAGGTCGGGGGGCTGCTGCGGGCCGGAGCCCGGGCGCATGCCGATTCCACCCTGGGCGGGCAGGGATTCCGGCTCTTCGAATCCCGCCTCAAGGTGGAGGGCGCCGTCGGACTCGTCTTCGACTACAAGTTCGTCGTCCGCTACGACGCCGGGCGTGACACGTACCGGATCCACGACGCGGTGGTCACGATGCCGGTGATTCCGGAATTCGAACTCAGCCTCGGCATGTTCAAGCCCTACTTTGGCTACGAAGCCACGGTGTCGCGAAGCGACATCACGTTCGTCGAACGCTCGCAGGCCGCGACCGCCCTCAGGCCGGACCGGCAGATCGGCGTGCAGGCGGGCGGGCAGGCGCTCGATGGGCGGTTCACCTACGGGGCCGGCCTCTACAATGGCAACGGCCGGTCCGTCACGAACGACGGTGACAACTACATGTTTGCCGGCCGCCTGCAGTACAACTCGATCGGCACGATCGCCTTCTACGACGAACTCGTCGTACAGGCGGGAGCTTCCCTCAGTTATTCGGAGGACACATCCGCGCCGCTCGGAAAGGGCATCATCACCGGGGATCGATCGGCGGCACCCGGGATCACGTCCGATTTTGCGGGCAGCCGCCTGTACTGGGGTGCGGACGTTCAGGTCTCCTACCACAGCCTTACGCTGACGGGCGAGTACCTGCGGGCGGATTTCGATCTCGATGCGCCGCTCACCGGGAGCGGGCCGGCCGAGACGGAGGCCTACGGCGGCTGGGTGCAGTTCGGCTATCGGCCCTGGGGGTTGCTCGAGGCCGTCGTGCGGTATGATGGATTCCGGCCGGCTCTGGGCGCCGACCGGAAGTTCATGGTGTTCGGACTGAATCTGTATCCCGACGGCTACGCGAGGTTCGGGCTGCAGTACGCCAGCGCCCTCGACGACTCGCCCCACGCGCCGACGCTGTCCGATGGCCAGTTTCAGTTCCTCGCCCAGGTCGACTTCTGA
- a CDS encoding NAD+ synthase, with protein MTGAWPPAGTAEARAPHPADRGPLDIDTDLVRDWLVQFLREEIERRRGFRRVVVGLSGGVDSALTAALCVEALGPEAVLALLLPYRTSSPRSREHALLVAGKFGIPTRTIDITRAVDGYLDEFEPEAGGHRRGNVAARQRMIVLFDQAFKLSALPVGTGNKSERLLGYYTWHADDSPPVNPLGDLFKSQVWALARAIGVPVEVVDKPATADLIQGQTDEDDLGATYPEADLILHHLTSGRGADDLVEAGFERTKVELVARRLESTHWKRHLPTVAMLSPTAIGEWYLRPVDY; from the coding sequence ATGACCGGCGCCTGGCCGCCGGCGGGCACCGCGGAGGCCCGCGCTCCACACCCCGCCGACCGGGGCCCGCTCGACATCGATACGGACCTCGTGCGGGATTGGCTCGTCCAGTTCCTTCGAGAGGAGATCGAGCGTCGGCGCGGTTTCCGCCGCGTCGTGGTCGGGTTGTCGGGAGGGGTGGATTCCGCCCTCACCGCTGCGCTGTGCGTGGAGGCTCTCGGTCCCGAAGCAGTGCTCGCCCTCCTGTTGCCCTACCGGACCTCGAGCCCCCGGAGCCGCGAGCACGCGCTCCTCGTGGCGGGGAAATTCGGGATTCCGACGCGCACGATCGATATCACGCGGGCCGTGGACGGCTATCTCGACGAATTCGAGCCCGAGGCGGGCGGACACCGGAGGGGCAATGTGGCAGCGCGCCAGCGCATGATCGTCCTCTTCGACCAGGCCTTCAAGCTCTCCGCCCTCCCCGTCGGTACCGGAAACAAATCCGAGCGTCTCCTCGGCTACTATACCTGGCACGCGGACGACTCCCCGCCGGTGAACCCGCTCGGAGACCTGTTCAAGAGCCAGGTATGGGCGCTCGCGCGGGCCATCGGCGTTCCCGTCGAGGTGGTCGACAAGCCGGCGACGGCGGATCTGATCCAGGGGCAGACGGATGAGGACGACCTTGGCGCCACGTACCCCGAAGCCGACCTCATCCTCCACCACCTCACTTCCGGACGCGGGGCGGATGATCTCGTCGAAGCGGGGTTCGAGAGAACGAAGGTCGAACTCGTCGCCCGGCGACTCGAAAGCACGCACTGGAAACGCCACCTGCCGACGGTCGCGATGCTCTCGCCGACCGCGATCGGGGAATGGTACCTGAGACCGGTGGACTACTGA
- a CDS encoding type II CAAX endopeptidase family protein, with amino-acid sequence MNVPEPRAAVNGPGHRRPVRVLHAAPAPRYPSAMPETPTPIAAAYALLLLIGMPLLAALDARRGADLAAAAKHRRLLYVSVGASLVVLGLVTLGVAAWQSVPAAALGWRVDAPAPALLGGLGVAAVGLLAAWLITAAGRLAGLRETAAVLLLMPRNASEKRWFLALSGIAAVCEEYAYRGFGLWAVSAWTGNPWLGVALVSVSFGLAHGYQKLVGVVRATALGVVLAATVIWTDSLFPSIVGHFWINAAIGLGGWRHLHANFDVDEPDEPET; translated from the coding sequence GTGAACGTCCCCGAACCGCGCGCCGCTGTCAACGGGCCCGGCCACCGTCGTCCGGTGCGCGTGTTGCACGCGGCGCCCGCGCCGCGTTATCCCTCCGCGATGCCGGAGACTCCGACCCCGATCGCGGCGGCGTACGCCCTGCTGCTCCTGATCGGCATGCCCCTCCTCGCCGCCCTCGATGCCCGTCGCGGGGCCGATCTCGCCGCAGCGGCGAAACACCGCCGTCTGCTGTACGTGTCGGTAGGGGCATCGCTCGTCGTGCTCGGCCTGGTGACGCTCGGCGTCGCGGCGTGGCAGAGCGTCCCCGCGGCCGCGCTGGGCTGGAGGGTCGACGCGCCGGCGCCCGCGCTGCTCGGGGGCCTGGGCGTGGCCGCCGTCGGGCTCCTGGCCGCCTGGCTGATCACCGCGGCCGGGCGGCTCGCCGGGCTCCGGGAGACCGCGGCCGTGCTGCTGCTGATGCCGCGAAACGCCTCGGAAAAACGCTGGTTTCTCGCGCTCTCCGGGATCGCTGCGGTCTGCGAGGAGTATGCCTATCGTGGATTCGGCCTGTGGGCCGTCTCGGCATGGACCGGCAACCCGTGGCTCGGCGTGGCCCTGGTCTCCGTGTCCTTCGGACTCGCTCACGGATACCAGAAGCTGGTCGGCGTGGTCCGGGCGACGGCGCTCGGCGTCGTGCTCGCGGCGACCGTCATCTGGACGGACAGTCTGTTCCCGTCCATCGTCGGGCACTTCTGGATCAACGCGGCGATCGGCCTGGGAGGTTGGCGCCACCTCCACGCGAACTTCGATGTCGACGAACCCGATGAACCCGAGACATGA
- a CDS encoding nitrilase-related carbon-nitrogen hydrolase — protein MPLDIAIAQFRPSKGNFDATLDGCAGLIRRAAGAERRPRLIVFPETALTGYFLEGGVREQAIAAPELFEALNARVGEDADGLDVAIGFYERDAAGIYNSALYATLGPGGGILHVHRKVFLATYGVFQEERFVEAGAGIRAFDAPPGRTALLICEDGFHSVSGTLAALDGASIILILSASPARGAAPGAGVPGNLVRWDALASGIAAEHGVFVIVSQLVGFEGGKGFAGGSAAYDPRGHRLLAGPLWEEAVLPVRVDLDEAARARTEEPLFSDLERSWTRLLVNSPGSGVRRPAPDGE, from the coding sequence ATGCCGCTCGATATCGCGATCGCCCAGTTCCGGCCCTCCAAGGGCAACTTCGACGCGACGCTGGACGGCTGCGCGGGGCTCATCCGGCGCGCGGCCGGAGCGGAACGGCGGCCGCGCCTGATCGTGTTCCCGGAGACCGCGCTCACCGGCTATTTCCTGGAGGGCGGAGTTCGCGAACAGGCCATCGCGGCCCCGGAACTGTTCGAGGCCCTCAACGCGCGCGTCGGCGAAGATGCGGACGGTCTCGATGTCGCGATCGGCTTTTACGAGCGGGACGCGGCGGGCATCTACAACTCGGCCCTGTACGCGACGCTGGGGCCCGGCGGCGGGATCCTTCACGTCCACCGCAAGGTGTTCCTCGCCACCTACGGCGTCTTCCAGGAAGAGCGGTTCGTCGAGGCGGGGGCCGGAATCCGGGCGTTCGACGCGCCGCCGGGACGCACTGCGCTGCTGATCTGCGAAGACGGTTTTCACTCGGTCTCCGGCACGCTCGCCGCGCTCGACGGGGCGTCGATCATCCTCATTCTCAGCGCCTCGCCGGCGCGGGGGGCCGCCCCCGGGGCCGGAGTGCCCGGCAACCTCGTCCGCTGGGACGCCCTCGCGAGCGGGATCGCCGCCGAGCATGGGGTGTTCGTCATCGTGTCCCAGCTGGTCGGGTTCGAAGGGGGCAAGGGATTCGCCGGCGGGTCCGCGGCCTACGACCCGCGCGGACACCGGCTCCTCGCGGGGCCGCTTTGGGAGGAAGCGGTGCTGCCCGTGCGGGTCGACCTCGACGAGGCCGCCCGCGCCCGCACCGAAGAGCCGCTTTTTTCGGACCTCGAACGGTCCTGGACCCGTCTTCTCGTGAACAGTCCGGGATCCGGCGTGCGCCGGCCGGCTCCCGACGGCGAATGA
- a CDS encoding glycosyltransferase family 2 protein, with product MYAGMTVGAVVPARDEEQNIGGVVADLLALRDDRGRPVVDDLVVCDNGSTDATATRAREAGARIVRQDTPGYGLACLTALAHLRPVDIVLFTDGDRSFEAAQGLRLLEAVAGGADLAIGSRALGRREPRALSAPQIAGNRVAALLIRLLWGAAVTDLGPYRAIRAEALRRIDMRDRTYGWTVEMQVKAIQHGLRVVEVPVDTLRRRFGRSKVGGTVRGVVGASAGILSMIARLRWRQWRAARSTRPQEAGK from the coding sequence GTGTACGCGGGAATGACGGTGGGCGCGGTCGTGCCGGCGAGGGACGAGGAGCAGAATATCGGAGGTGTCGTCGCCGACCTGCTGGCGCTGCGCGATGATCGGGGCCGGCCCGTGGTCGACGATCTCGTCGTCTGCGACAACGGGTCGACGGACGCGACCGCGACCCGCGCGCGCGAGGCCGGGGCGCGGATCGTCCGGCAGGACACGCCGGGCTACGGACTGGCCTGCCTGACCGCCCTCGCGCACCTGCGCCCCGTCGACATCGTGCTGTTCACCGACGGCGACCGGTCGTTCGAGGCGGCGCAGGGACTCCGGTTGCTCGAAGCCGTCGCCGGCGGGGCCGACCTGGCCATCGGGTCGCGCGCGCTGGGCCGGAGGGAGCCGCGCGCCCTGTCGGCGCCGCAGATCGCGGGCAACCGGGTGGCCGCGCTGCTCATACGTCTGCTGTGGGGGGCGGCGGTGACCGACCTCGGGCCCTACCGCGCCATCCGCGCCGAGGCGTTGCGCCGCATCGACATGCGCGACCGCACGTACGGCTGGACCGTGGAGATGCAGGTCAAGGCCATCCAGCACGGTCTGCGGGTCGTCGAAGTGCCCGTGGACACCTTGCGGCGCCGTTTCGGCCGGTCGAAGGTGGGAGGCACGGTTCGGGGAGTCGTCGGCGCCAGCGCCGGCATCCTCTCGATGATCGCGCGGCTCCGCTGGCGGCAGTGGCGCGCCGCCCGCTCCACCCGGCCGCAGGAGGCAGGAAAATGA
- a CDS encoding carboxypeptidase-like regulatory domain-containing protein: MAAVPVAAQEPGPRLAGVLVSEGDGAPVDGAVVSLDGLDGVVVWETLSNVSGAFSLPSPPPGTYRVRVSRIGYDSWTSGPIRIDSAQATGPLRLEIPVQPIPLPELMVTEQTDCPTTPEERQRAFDLYESVVPILASVSHTEDIGHLRMRIVRPIKEWRRGQFLYGYDTTAVVQSRSLYNASPGYLATHGYAEAINDTLTTFYVPDGDALVSPGFLATHCLSTTEAEDEGTAGLAFEPRPGREVVEVSGVLWIDTMAVEPRELEFRYVSLGPFLRRHLEPALRADIQSRFPRPRFARTRILESRFRGWLRFGMIAPDRWVIQEWKIDRPILLYELATGVMGTFVTPVAFPVTTSGRVLSVVPL, translated from the coding sequence ATGGCGGCGGTTCCGGTCGCCGCGCAGGAGCCGGGCCCGCGGCTGGCGGGCGTCCTCGTGTCCGAGGGCGACGGCGCGCCGGTGGACGGGGCGGTCGTGTCGCTCGATGGTCTCGACGGCGTCGTCGTGTGGGAGACGCTGTCGAACGTCAGCGGCGCGTTCAGCCTGCCGTCGCCGCCTCCGGGCACGTACCGCGTGCGGGTGTCGCGCATCGGCTACGATTCGTGGACCTCCGGCCCGATCCGCATCGACTCAGCCCAGGCGACCGGCCCCCTGCGCCTCGAGATCCCGGTGCAGCCGATACCGCTCCCGGAGCTGATGGTCACGGAGCAGACCGACTGTCCGACGACGCCCGAGGAGCGGCAGCGTGCGTTCGACCTCTACGAATCGGTCGTCCCCATCCTCGCTTCCGTCTCGCACACCGAAGACATCGGTCACCTGAGGATGCGAATCGTACGACCGATCAAGGAGTGGAGGCGCGGGCAGTTCCTGTACGGGTACGACACCACAGCCGTCGTTCAGTCAAGATCTCTGTATAACGCTTCGCCCGGATACCTCGCGACGCACGGATACGCCGAGGCCATCAACGATACGTTGACCACCTTCTACGTCCCGGACGGAGACGCCCTGGTGTCTCCGGGCTTCCTTGCGACGCATTGCCTGAGTACGACCGAGGCCGAGGATGAGGGCACGGCTGGGCTGGCGTTCGAGCCCCGGCCAGGACGTGAGGTCGTTGAAGTGTCGGGTGTCCTGTGGATCGATACCATGGCCGTCGAACCGCGGGAGCTCGAGTTCCGGTACGTCTCGCTGGGCCCCTTCCTGCGGCGACACCTGGAGCCAGCTCTGAGGGCGGACATCCAATCGCGCTTTCCGCGCCCAAGGTTTGCCCGAACCAGAATCCTGGAGTCCCGCTTCCGCGGCTGGCTCCGATTCGGCATGATCGCCCCTGACCGGTGGGTGATCCAGGAGTGGAAGATCGACCGACCTATCCTCCTTTATGAACTCGCGACTGGCGTAATGGGGACGTTCGTCACGCCAGTGGCTTTTCCGGTGACGACCAGTGGGAGAGTCTTGAGCGTAGTCCCGCTATAG
- a CDS encoding BF3164 family lipoprotein: MSRALAKWTVGGVIAVVICALGLVRSTGEEARPAVPVRPTLVPEVVYSDDSLGWVVDLGLAGGRLVGIDALLDPSVHVFDLGSLERLASYGRRGDGPGEFKDPEQIVPGGTDSPDEVWILDGVHQRLTRLSLDEIVTGSLVEPETFQMDGPNAGSLVRAPDSHWFAGGWITGGRVARYRPDRSYDRTILGFPAGAAAPGMTLLQAYESRVVADPAGGRLAAATLLGGLLEIFDYDGASIAQAAVPDAFQPTWRQGRSRGGRAVMSLGPETRYGFTDLVATERRVYGLFSGRSVAEPGTPWATTQVQLYSWDGAYLGTLQLGRAAEAITVDASDTWLYASGPDPEPWVGRFRLPKP, from the coding sequence ATGAGCAGGGCGTTGGCCAAATGGACCGTCGGCGGGGTCATCGCGGTCGTGATCTGCGCGCTGGGGCTGGTCCGGTCAACGGGGGAGGAGGCGAGGCCAGCGGTCCCGGTACGTCCGACTCTCGTCCCCGAAGTCGTGTACTCTGACGACTCGCTGGGCTGGGTCGTCGACCTCGGGCTGGCAGGTGGGCGCCTCGTGGGCATCGACGCGTTGCTGGACCCCAGTGTGCATGTCTTCGATCTCGGGAGCCTGGAGCGTCTGGCTTCCTACGGGCGGCGCGGCGACGGACCGGGCGAATTCAAGGACCCCGAACAGATCGTGCCGGGAGGCACGGACTCGCCCGATGAGGTGTGGATTCTGGACGGCGTCCACCAACGACTGACGCGGCTATCCCTCGACGAGATCGTAACGGGATCCCTTGTCGAGCCCGAAACGTTCCAGATGGACGGCCCGAACGCCGGGTCGCTGGTCCGTGCCCCCGACAGCCACTGGTTCGCCGGTGGCTGGATCACCGGAGGCCGGGTGGCGCGGTACCGGCCTGATCGAAGCTACGATCGCACGATCCTCGGCTTTCCCGCGGGAGCCGCAGCGCCCGGAATGACACTCCTTCAAGCGTACGAAAGCCGTGTTGTAGCGGACCCCGCCGGGGGCAGGCTGGCGGCGGCTACGCTCCTTGGAGGACTCCTCGAGATCTTCGACTACGATGGCGCGTCCATCGCGCAGGCCGCTGTCCCGGACGCCTTTCAGCCGACGTGGCGACAGGGACGATCGCGGGGCGGAAGGGCCGTCATGTCCCTGGGACCGGAGACGCGCTACGGATTCACGGATCTGGTCGCGACGGAGCGTCGCGTTTACGGCCTCTTCTCGGGACGTAGCGTGGCTGAGCCCGGAACACCTTGGGCCACGACGCAAGTTCAGCTCTACTCTTGGGACGGCGCCTACCTTGGAACACTGCAACTCGGCCGAGCTGCGGAGGCGATCACGGTGGACGCTTCCGACACCTGGCTCTACGCGAGCGGACCCGATCCCGAGCCGTGGGTCGGACGGTTTCGGCTGCCGAAACCATAG